The genomic segment GGCCCATTATTTGCACCTCTGCGTCTGTGTGTGCGAGAGAGAGCCTCTTGACCAATCATTGTTACACCTCCATAAAGTATAACACAATATAAACTCACCAATGCTATGTTCATTTTCTAATGTGAGACATTTCCTACTTGTCATCTACTAGACTTTGTCCAATTTCTCATTCAAAGAACAAGCCCAATAAACCTATATAAATCCAACACTTTGAACCACTATTATTCTATCCGCTGTCACGTGACCAATCTGCCTACCAACGAATAGGCAAAGTGCTGGTATCCATGGCTCTCCCCACGTGTTCGTTGTACATCGGGTCTGGCTCTTTGGCTTCCTTTATGTTCATTGTTTATAATTTGCTGAATGAACAGATCTATCAAACATAATATGCtccaccatataaaatatacgTGTCTTGGGTTGACAATTTCCAGACTCGTCAAAGGACATATCGTGGGTCGTCGGTCTGTTCCCCTAGCCCATTTTGACAGACCTAAGATTGAATCAAaccatattttttatattttaaattgaaaccAAATCAAACACACATTAAAACCAGATGCATGTTAAAGAGTTTACAATGGGTAGTTATAACCGCTTGGTTTATTATAATGATTAGATTAGACCGGACTATTTTTATTGTaggaaaattacaaatttagtctttaaattttaagtgttttgAGTTTTAGTAAtgtaaatattcaaaataggtTTAGGGGGGTTGAATTTGATTGTAATGATTTAGTCTTATTTCACATAATGATGAATGACAGCGGAAAGTATTAATGTTTGGCGAAAGACaaattaaaataacttaaataCATCGTTTTGTAGAAAAACAACAAATGGGACAAATAAAAgtatcaaaaattttattagCAATGCATATGCATGTAAAATAGTACATAAGTTCTGATCGTTTACAcacaaataaaattattaattatcacaatcaaaataataacataaataataaagaaataaaGATGCACATATAAATTAACAAATTGTATCGATTAATAAAGATTGAGAAAAGGATAAATCTCATATCTTATATTACAACTTCCACCAACCACTCTCCCACCTTGTTTGCTATCGCAGCAGCTTGGAAGTTTACTAATGGCATCATCCAAGCATTTCTTGCAATTAACATCCGAAACATCTCTGCTGCATTGAACCATTCCGTATATTTTCTTGGATTCTTCCATCTGAGATTCTCCGTTAGCAAACATTTTCGACGATTTGCAAGCTTTCTTCGACAGATTTGTTAACAATTCTTTCACCCTCTGGTTGAACTCACGAGGCTCGACCATGGTCACATTGTTCACATTCAGCATGTAAAATCTGTTTTGATTATCGATCTTGCCGAAAAAATCGACATCGTTGTATTTCAAGAAACAAGAGTCATACCAAATAATTGCTCCTTTGTTGTTGGGACAACGTTCATGGATTTCCCTGCTTGCGTCAAGAACACAGGTTTTACAGTCTTTCCTCGAGACGTCTCCGCGACAAAGAGAGAGCCCGTAGGGACGATTTGTTGGGGAAAACCCATAAACCGCAGAATCCATCATGctaaatcattaagaatttgactgaaaacttaagcggaagcgtacctgaagccataattctgaattgtttagaacgtgtcttgatcttccagatctacgcgctctttccttgagagaatcctttagttttctcttcagaactattttcttaatgGGGGAGAGAATAGTGAAAGTGACAACGCGAGATCTGGGGACCATGACCCTTATTTATAGATAATATCTTCTGATATTTCCGTTTTAGCCcatcataaaaacagaaattacacTTATGTCTCTACACATTAAAGGCCCACAGCCCATTATATACATTAAAGCCCAATAACCCGAAACTTTATttgatcactttattttgggcttaACTTAACAGACAACCCACacacataattattcacatataagcccatgaaaataaaattgatccaacaatctcccacttgggcTATATGTGCAACTTTATAATTATGTTTGTGAAAATAACCTTATGAGCTCAAAAATTGTTGTCATTCCGAAATGTATCTATAACCAATCCGGTCCATCAATCACACCAACATAGGATCAAAGCAGTCTTCGCTACACTCAAGGTAACTAGACCCATCAATGGTCACATATGCCAACACAACTGAATGACATGGATCATGAAGTGGATGTGTAGCATGGAAATTTCATGCAATGTGACCGTAACATGCCTATTTCCAACTGGTCCTCCCTTTAACCTTATTGAGATCAAACTTTAAATCATAATCAGAGTGTGACTTAACttgaaatttatttctgcagaaaataaatttacatgACTGTAACTGAAGATGTCTACAACTGaaaaaagcatttaaaataacaaactcCCACTAAAACTGAATTTCCTCAATTGACATAACACCCATACTAGCAGTGTGCTCATGAAACTGTTTGGTTGGTAGTCCCTTAGTAAGCGGATCCGCAACCATGGAGTTTGTACCGATATGCTCAATAGACAACTTTCCACTTTGAATTCTTTCTTTAACAACCAGAAACTtgatgtcaatatgttttgacTTCGTCGAGCTCCTGTTGTTATTGGAATACATAACTGCTGATTTATTGTCACAATATAATCTTAGTGGCTTTTCAATGCCATCAACAATGCGCAGTCCCGTGACAAAATTTTGCAGCCATATTCCGTTATTAGATGCCTCATAACATGCTACAAACTCAGCTGCCATGGTGGAAGAGGCTATAAGTGACTGTTTAGCACTCTTCCAGGAAATGGCACCTCCAGCAAGGAGATAGATGTAGCCCGACGTAGATTTCATACTATCTTGGCATCCAGCAAAATCGGAGTCAGTATACCCAATGATCTCAAGCTGATCCAACCTCCGATATATGAGCATGTAATCTTTTGTTCTCTGAAGGTACCGTAAAACTCTTTTGACTGCTTTCCAATGTTCCACTCCTGGATTACTTAAATATCGTCCCAACATTCCTGTCACGTACGCAATATCTGGACGTGTACAAACCTGAGCATACATCAGACTCCCAACTGCAGATGCATAGGGAACCTTCTGCATTTCTTTTTCCTCAAAATCATTCTTTGGGCATTGTTTGAGACTAAATTTGTCTCCCTTAGCCACAGGGGTATCCGTTGGTTTACAATCTTGCATCCCGTATCGCTTGAGAACTTTCTCGATATAGCCTTTCTGAGATAATCCAAGAATACCCCGAGAACGATCCCGATGTATCTGAATACCCAGTACAAAAGATGCATCACCAAGATCTTTCATCTCAAAATTCTTTGATAGAAATCTCTTGGTTTCATGCAAcaactctatattgttgctagcgagcagaatgtcatcaacatataaaaccagaaaaatatgtttactcccactgaaCTTATGGTACACACAATCATCGACCAAATTCATCTCAAAGCCAAACGagatgatcacttgatgaaatttgaaatacCATTGTCGCGATGCCTGCTTGAGCCCATAGATGGATTTCTTTAATTTGCAAACCATATTATTTGTGTCTTTGGACACAAAATTTTCTGGCTGCACCATATAAATCGTTTCATCAATGTCACCATTTAGAaacgcagtctttacatccatctgatgaAGCTCAAGATCGAAATGCGCCACCAAAGCCATTATAATCCTTAAAGAGTCTTTCGAAGAAACCGGAGAGAAAGTCTCTTTATaatcaatgccttctttctgtgTAAAGCCTTTAGCGACACGAGCCTTATATCTTTCCACATTGCCTTTCGAATCCCTCTTGGTTTTAAATATCCATTTGCAACCAATGGACTTCGTACCTTTAGGCAATGGGACAAGATCCCATACGTCATTGTCCTTCATGGACTTTATCTCCTCATTCATGGCATCATTCCACTTTTGAGAGTTAGAACTATCCATGGCTTGACGGAAGTTAATAGGATCATCCTCCATCAATCCAATGTCTGCCtcatgttcttgaagaaatacaATGTAATCGTCCGGAACTGCATTTCTCCGCTCTCTAGTGGATCTCCTTAATGGCATAGGTTCTGGAGGTGCTTGAGTTTGTTCATCTGGAATGGGAGGATC from the Primulina eburnea isolate SZY01 chromosome 3, ASM2296580v1, whole genome shotgun sequence genome contains:
- the LOC140825926 gene encoding antimicrobial ginkbilobin-2-like protein, which codes for MMDSAVYGFSPTNRPYGLSLCRGDVSRKDCKTCVLDASREIHERCPNNKGAIIWYDSCFLKYNDVDFFGKIDNQNRFYMLNVNNVTMVEPREFNQRVKELLTNLSKKACKSSKMFANGESQMEESKKIYGMVQCSRDVSDVNCKKCLDDAISKLPSCCDSKQGGRVVGGSCNIRYEIYPFLNLY